A portion of the Ricinus communis isolate WT05 ecotype wild-type chromosome 10, ASM1957865v1, whole genome shotgun sequence genome contains these proteins:
- the LOC8261796 gene encoding protein cornichon homolog 1 codes for MVWDLIFTVLSLLLHFGLLAMVFHELLCLTDLEADHMNLFEATATINQWVMPEFVLQGFICILFLLTRHWLMFLLALPLTCYHFMRFWKREHLIDVTEVFRNINYEKKYRIIKLGIYLTFFIILMFRVTLVGFNVLRNADDE; via the exons ATGGTGTGGGACTTGATTTTCACTGTTCTCTCTTTACTCCTTCACTTTGGCCTTCTCGCTATGGTCTTCCATGAg CTTTTGTGCTTAACTGACTTGGAAGCTGACCACATGAATCTTTTTGAAGCAACAGCTACCATTAACCAGTGGGTTATGCCTGAGTTTGTTTTGCAAGGGTTTATCTGCATTCTTTTCCTCTTGACACGTCACTGGCTCATGTTTCTCTTGGCACTTCCCCTTACTTGCTACCATTTCATGCG GTTTTGGAAACGGGAGCATCTTATTGATGTCACTGAAGTTTTCAGAAATATTAACTATGAGAAGAAGTATAGGATAATCAAGCTTGGTATCTACTTGACCTTCTTCATCATTCTGATGTTCAG GGTTACATTGGTTGGTTTCAACGTTCTAAGAAATGCAGATGACGAGTGA